From Candidatus Binatus sp., one genomic window encodes:
- a CDS encoding dienelactone hydrolase family protein: protein MTSTDITFPAAGGRPMRAAYAAPSDSQKHPGVIVIHEIFGLNDDIRRITGRVAELGYAALAPDLYDRDGIRLMCVARTLMTLNRGEGDAFHDLEAARKFMQQQPGVDAARIGVIGFCMGGGFALMFAARTPLGAAATFYGDVPKTTEQLRGVCPVLGGYGAQDRIFAAHGRRLEKLLTEMGVDHDVKLYNDAGHSFMSRNRGLLASIGKIGPMKAAYNPDAAEDSWKRIEAFFGRHLGR, encoded by the coding sequence ATGACCAGCACCGACATCACTTTCCCCGCCGCCGGCGGCCGTCCGATGCGCGCCGCGTATGCCGCGCCATCCGATTCGCAAAAACATCCCGGCGTAATCGTCATTCACGAAATCTTCGGGCTCAACGACGACATCCGGCGAATCACCGGGAGGGTCGCCGAGCTGGGCTATGCCGCGCTCGCGCCCGACCTCTACGACCGCGACGGTATCCGCCTCATGTGTGTCGCGCGCACCCTGATGACGCTCAATCGCGGCGAGGGCGACGCGTTCCACGACCTCGAGGCAGCGCGCAAATTCATGCAGCAGCAGCCCGGCGTCGACGCCGCGCGCATCGGAGTCATCGGCTTTTGCATGGGCGGCGGATTCGCCCTGATGTTCGCGGCGCGCACTCCGCTGGGCGCCGCCGCGACGTTTTACGGCGACGTGCCCAAGACCACCGAACAGTTGCGCGGCGTATGCCCGGTGCTCGGCGGCTACGGCGCTCAGGACAGGATTTTCGCGGCGCATGGCCGCAGGCTCGAAAAACTGCTCACCGAAATGGGCGTCGATCACGACGTAAAGCTTTACAACGATGCGGGCCACAGCTTCATGAGCCGCAACCGCGGATTGCTCGCGTCGATCGGAAAAATCGGCCCGATGAAGGCGGCTTACAATCCCGACGCCGCCGAAGACAGTTGGAAGCGCATCGAAGCGTTCTTCGGCCGCCACCTCGGCCGGTAG
- a CDS encoding prepilin-type N-terminal cleavage/methylation domain-containing protein, whose translation MNLLRRRARAFTLIEVMVAIAILGIALLGLLGLHHQSIQSVIRAQETTRASMLAQAVMTEAEIERFPDIGFSKGDFAASFPGMFRDFRWERTVAPSGMFPDVRKVMVTIHYGPGLTQTFSVVEFLHSPIPPDTGQGQVVTP comes from the coding sequence GTGAATCTTCTTCGCCGGCGCGCGCGCGCGTTTACTCTGATCGAGGTGATGGTCGCGATTGCGATCCTCGGCATCGCGCTGCTCGGCCTGCTGGGACTGCATCACCAGAGCATCCAATCCGTGATTCGCGCTCAAGAAACGACGCGAGCGTCGATGCTGGCGCAGGCGGTGATGACGGAGGCGGAGATCGAGCGATTTCCGGATATCGGCTTCAGCAAAGGCGATTTCGCAGCGTCGTTTCCCGGCATGTTCCGCGACTTCCGATGGGAACGGACGGTCGCGCCCTCGGGCATGTTTCCCGATGTCCGCAAGGTCATGGTTACCATCCACTATGGTCCCGGGTTGACCCAAACCTTCTCGGTGGTCGAGTTCCTGCATTCGCCGATTCCGCCCGATACCGGCCAGGGACAGGTGGTGACGCCATGA
- the gspK gene encoding type II secretion system minor pseudopilin GspK, which translates to MVGKPRKNERGVAILAVLLGVTLMTLIVVDFAMTSGLGFVSAANQANELRAGYLARSGINIGLALLAQDERSKQQQTTTTASPCESFNDIWAAPFPPMPVEGGKVSLSIVDEARKLPINAMIDQNGALNPAAIAKVQRLFTILDVNTDLIQGIIQWITPIGANASGGGGQFYMRLIPPYQPRYGPMPTIGDLQMVQGFNEAIFNRVSPFLTVMPEPAVNANTAAPQVIAALEPELMEDQKIVQEIVEARAIRPFTQPTDIMNLPDVGPIGTNLSKDVAMNSQFFTINGTGTFAGARKIITATFHRETTGIGTLAAWHED; encoded by the coding sequence GTGGTAGGGAAGCCGCGAAAGAATGAGCGCGGCGTGGCGATCCTGGCGGTGCTGCTGGGAGTCACGCTGATGACGCTAATCGTGGTGGATTTCGCGATGACCTCGGGACTCGGATTCGTGTCGGCGGCGAATCAGGCCAACGAGTTGCGCGCCGGTTATCTGGCGCGGTCGGGAATCAATATCGGGCTGGCGCTGCTGGCCCAGGACGAGCGCTCCAAGCAGCAGCAAACGACAACCACTGCATCGCCGTGCGAAAGCTTCAACGACATATGGGCGGCGCCGTTTCCGCCGATGCCGGTGGAGGGCGGCAAGGTCTCGTTGTCGATCGTGGACGAAGCCCGCAAGCTCCCAATCAATGCGATGATCGATCAAAACGGCGCTCTCAACCCGGCTGCGATTGCGAAAGTACAGCGGCTGTTCACGATCCTCGACGTGAATACCGACCTGATTCAAGGTATCATCCAGTGGATTACGCCGATCGGCGCCAACGCGTCGGGTGGCGGCGGCCAGTTCTACATGCGCCTGATACCGCCATATCAGCCGCGCTACGGCCCGATGCCGACGATCGGCGACTTGCAAATGGTCCAGGGATTCAACGAGGCAATCTTCAATCGGGTGAGCCCGTTTCTGACCGTGATGCCCGAGCCGGCGGTGAACGCCAACACTGCGGCGCCGCAAGTGATTGCCGCGCTGGAGCCGGAATTGATGGAGGATCAGAAAATCGTGCAGGAGATTGTCGAAGCCCGCGCGATTCGGCCGTTCACCCAACCCACCGACATCATGAATCTTCCCGATGTCGGCCCGATAGGAACGAACCTTTCCAAGGACGTGGCCATGAACAGCCAATTCTTTACGATTAACGGGACCGGAACTTTTGCGGGCGCGCGCAAAATCATTACCGCAACCTTCCATCGCGAGACCACCGGCATCGGCACGCTCGCTGCGTGGCATGAAGACTAG
- a CDS encoding type II secretion system protein GspJ: MTSRRTRRHQAPRGFTLIEMMLAIGVLALILAMLASSFHTIAQSKVHAEGRLMVDREGRALLWQMSREVTNIVQTPYALSHVALVGAGHMGNGLPIDSITMSTFSAGHRRALTGMTPENIVAYNLTPNPDQRGWYLLQRSQQSGLLTSTAKAQTMVLADNVLSLHIRYFDGQRWGESWDSSSLQLLQQLPVAVAIQIQMAAPGGHVMDFATQVTVPMGIAQW, encoded by the coding sequence ATGACCAGCCGGCGTACCCGGAGGCATCAGGCGCCGCGCGGCTTCACCCTCATCGAGATGATGCTCGCGATTGGCGTGCTGGCATTGATCCTCGCGATGCTTGCGAGCTCGTTCCACACCATCGCGCAGAGCAAGGTGCACGCTGAAGGGCGGCTCATGGTCGACCGCGAAGGCCGCGCGCTGCTGTGGCAAATGAGCAGGGAAGTCACCAATATCGTGCAGACTCCCTACGCGCTCAGCCATGTCGCGCTGGTCGGCGCCGGACACATGGGCAATGGCCTGCCGATCGATAGCATCACGATGTCCACGTTCAGCGCAGGGCATCGCCGCGCGCTTACCGGGATGACGCCGGAGAATATCGTCGCCTACAATTTGACTCCGAATCCCGACCAGCGGGGCTGGTACCTGCTGCAACGCTCGCAGCAGAGTGGATTGCTGACTTCCACAGCCAAGGCGCAAACGATGGTGCTCGCGGACAATGTGCTCTCGCTTCATATCCGTTATTTTGACGGCCAGCGCTGGGGCGAGAGCTGGGATTCGTCGAGTCTGCAGCTTCTACAGCAGTTGCCGGTCGCGGTGGCGATCCAGATTCAGATGGCCGCGCCGGGCGGCCACGTGATGGACTTCGCGACGCAAGTCACCGTGCCGATGGGAATAGCCCAGTGGTAG
- the gspE gene encoding type II secretion system ATPase GspE, protein MATARKSFEAILLDRSWVSAQDLDKARQRKKPGQELADVLVEMGALEPQRLSRALAQEYRLPFQAHIDEHSLDPGLVAKIPINYAKKNRVLPLSSIDGTVTVAIADPANYEPLDDLRILYGAQIHPLVAPAEVIAEAINRAYDQASATSAEDLMIDLAEERLDVVASELASEPLDLLESDDSAPIIKLVNGILSQAVKDRASDIHIEVFEKEMVVRFRVDGMMYDVLSPPKRFQPAITSRVKVMAGLNIAEKRLPQDGRIRLRIAGRDIDLRVSSIPTAFGERIVLRLLDRAQAVEAINLDHLGFSGDNLQRVDRLIRQSHGIILATGPTGSGKSTTLYACLSRINSPEKNIITIEDPIEYQLRGVGQMQVNPKIELTFASGLRSILRQDPDVIMVGEIRDSETAEIAIQAALTGHLVFSTLHTNDSFGAVTRLVDMGIEPFLVSSSILAVLAQRLVRKLCVDCREPYRPSETELARIGLKGLDTTAKVCRPKGCRNCRNTGYRGRMAIQELMIMDDEIRALVMQNADAATLRRHCTGHGMTLLRQDGAGRVLHGETSIEELLRVTQEDID, encoded by the coding sequence ATGGCGACCGCCCGAAAAAGCTTCGAAGCAATCCTGCTGGACCGCTCGTGGGTCTCGGCGCAGGACCTCGACAAGGCGCGCCAACGCAAGAAGCCCGGCCAGGAGCTGGCCGACGTGCTGGTCGAGATGGGCGCGCTGGAGCCGCAGCGCCTGTCGCGCGCGCTTGCGCAGGAATACCGGCTGCCGTTCCAGGCCCATATCGACGAGCATTCGCTCGACCCGGGTCTGGTCGCGAAGATTCCGATCAACTACGCCAAGAAAAACCGCGTGCTGCCGCTATCGAGCATCGACGGCACGGTAACCGTGGCGATCGCCGACCCGGCCAACTATGAGCCGCTCGATGACTTGCGAATTCTGTATGGCGCGCAGATACATCCGCTGGTCGCGCCGGCCGAAGTAATCGCCGAAGCAATCAACCGCGCGTACGACCAGGCTTCGGCCACCTCGGCCGAAGACCTGATGATCGATCTCGCCGAAGAGCGGCTCGACGTGGTCGCCAGCGAACTGGCGTCGGAGCCGCTGGACTTGCTCGAGTCCGACGATTCGGCGCCGATCATCAAGCTCGTCAACGGTATCCTGTCGCAGGCGGTCAAGGACCGCGCGAGCGACATTCATATTGAAGTTTTCGAAAAGGAAATGGTGGTGCGCTTTCGCGTCGACGGGATGATGTACGACGTGTTGTCGCCGCCCAAGCGCTTCCAGCCGGCGATCACGTCGCGGGTCAAGGTCATGGCGGGACTCAATATCGCGGAGAAGCGCCTGCCGCAGGACGGCCGAATCCGGCTGCGCATCGCGGGCCGCGACATCGACTTGCGCGTGTCGTCGATACCGACGGCGTTCGGCGAGCGGATCGTGCTGCGCCTGCTCGACCGCGCGCAGGCGGTGGAAGCCATCAACCTCGACCATCTTGGATTTTCCGGCGACAACCTGCAGCGCGTTGACCGGCTGATTCGGCAGAGCCACGGGATCATCTTGGCGACCGGGCCGACCGGCTCGGGCAAATCGACGACGCTGTACGCGTGTCTGAGCCGAATCAACTCGCCCGAGAAGAACATCATTACGATCGAGGATCCGATCGAGTACCAGTTGCGCGGGGTCGGCCAGATGCAGGTGAACCCGAAGATCGAGCTGACCTTCGCCAGCGGTCTGCGTTCGATTCTGCGCCAGGATCCCGACGTGATCATGGTCGGCGAAATCCGCGACAGCGAAACCGCGGAAATCGCAATCCAGGCCGCCTTGACCGGCCATCTGGTGTTCTCGACGCTGCACACCAACGATTCGTTTGGCGCGGTGACGCGCTTGGTGGACATGGGGATCGAGCCGTTCCTGGTCTCATCCTCGATTCTCGCCGTGCTCGCGCAACGCCTGGTCCGCAAGCTCTGCGTTGATTGCCGCGAGCCCTATCGGCCCAGCGAAACCGAACTGGCGCGGATCGGGCTCAAGGGGCTGGACACTACCGCCAAGGTCTGCCGCCCCAAGGGATGCCGCAATTGCCGCAACACCGGCTATCGCGGGCGAATGGCAATACAGGAACTGATGATCATGGACGATGAAATCCGAGCGCTGGTGATGCAGAATGCCGACGCCGCGACGCTGCGCCGCCACTGCACCGGCCACGGGATGACGCTGCTGCGCCAGGACGGCGCGGGCCGCGTGCTGCACGGCGAGACCTCGATCGAGGAACTGCTGCGAGTCACGCAGGAAGACATCGACTAG
- the gspG gene encoding type II secretion system major pseudopilin GspG has translation MRSRRYHQDGFTLIEIMVVILILGLLATIVVQSLRGAADKAKHVKAQADLAELKTALDRYYLDNGYYPSTDQGLNALVSPPTNGRVPSNYESGGYIERLPADPWGTAYFYQSDGNSYVLKSFGPDGVESADDVDASQSS, from the coding sequence ATGAGGTCACGCCGATACCATCAGGATGGATTCACCCTGATCGAAATCATGGTGGTTATTCTGATCCTCGGGCTGCTGGCGACAATCGTCGTCCAGAGCCTGCGCGGCGCCGCCGACAAAGCCAAGCACGTCAAGGCGCAGGCCGACCTCGCCGAGCTCAAGACCGCGCTCGATCGCTACTACCTCGACAACGGCTACTACCCGAGCACCGATCAGGGTTTGAACGCGCTGGTCTCGCCGCCGACCAACGGCCGCGTGCCCAGCAACTACGAAAGCGGCGGCTACATAGAACGGCTTCCGGCGGATCCATGGGGAACCGCCTACTTCTACCAGAGCGATGGGAACTCGTACGTGTTGAAGTCGTTCGGCCCCGACGGGGTGGAAAGCGCGGACGATGTAGACGCCAGCCAATCGTCGTGA
- a CDS encoding prepilin-type N-terminal cleavage/methylation domain-containing protein, with translation MKSRPGPASRRARASARARFGASVKSAAPGFTLLEIAIVIFIMGLMLTLVLPYMGGFREAALRSQARRLAGRATYMFDEATGHKLVLRLIFDLDNNRYLAAQLDPYAVKPVFAADNSLGGRPVTMPAAIRIRDVTIEGIGTVNRGTVATTFYPEGYVDATVVHLDDASGDVMTLEFSPLTGQVAIIAGDVMPSGMSR, from the coding sequence ATGAAATCGAGGCCGGGTCCAGCTTCGCGGCGCGCCAGGGCGAGCGCGCGGGCGCGTTTCGGCGCATCGGTGAAATCCGCGGCGCCGGGCTTCACGCTGCTCGAAATCGCGATCGTAATCTTCATCATGGGCCTGATGCTGACGCTGGTGCTACCGTATATGGGCGGATTTCGTGAGGCCGCGCTGCGCAGCCAGGCGCGCCGGCTGGCAGGCCGCGCAACTTACATGTTCGATGAGGCCACCGGCCACAAACTCGTCCTGCGGCTCATCTTCGACTTGGACAACAATCGCTACCTGGCCGCGCAGCTCGATCCGTATGCGGTCAAGCCCGTGTTCGCGGCGGATAACAGCCTCGGCGGACGGCCGGTAACGATGCCGGCGGCGATTCGGATTCGCGATGTAACCATCGAAGGAATCGGCACCGTCAATCGCGGCACGGTCGCGACCACTTTTTATCCCGAGGGCTACGTCGATGCGACCGTGGTGCATCTCGATGACGCATCGGGCGACGTGATGACGCTGGAATTTTCTCCACTGACGGGTCAGGTCGCGATCATCGCGGGCGACGTGATGCCGTCGGGGATGTCGCGGTGA
- a CDS encoding enoyl-CoA hydratase-related protein gives MDLKFIKYEKRNHIAYITFNRPERMNALHPPCHLEMDSVWDDFVADKSAWVAIVTGAGDKGFSAGNDLRWTAENSGKLAESIRGKGGFAGITARYDIYKPIIAAVNGFALGGGFEIALACDIIIAAEHARFGVPEPRVGLMAAAGGVHRLPRQIPLKIAMGMMLTGKHISAADALRYGIANEVVPLKDLMATAEKWAGQIMECSPLSVQATKEAAMSGLGMPVEAALAKHYDLQAKLFRSKDAVEGPLAFSQKRKPNWTGE, from the coding sequence ATGGATCTGAAATTCATCAAGTACGAGAAGCGCAACCATATCGCCTACATCACGTTCAACCGGCCCGAGCGGATGAACGCATTGCATCCGCCGTGTCACCTCGAGATGGACAGCGTGTGGGACGACTTCGTCGCGGACAAGTCGGCGTGGGTCGCGATCGTGACGGGGGCCGGCGACAAGGGGTTTTCAGCCGGCAACGATTTGCGCTGGACCGCGGAGAATAGCGGGAAACTGGCCGAGTCCATTCGCGGCAAGGGCGGCTTCGCGGGGATTACCGCGCGCTACGATATTTACAAGCCGATCATCGCGGCGGTTAACGGATTCGCACTCGGCGGTGGATTCGAGATCGCGCTCGCTTGCGATATTATCATTGCGGCCGAGCACGCGCGCTTCGGAGTGCCGGAACCGCGCGTGGGCCTGATGGCGGCGGCGGGAGGAGTGCATCGCCTGCCGCGCCAGATTCCGCTCAAGATCGCGATGGGCATGATGCTTACGGGCAAGCACATCAGCGCCGCGGACGCGCTTCGCTACGGTATCGCCAACGAGGTGGTGCCGCTCAAGGATCTCATGGCCACGGCTGAGAAGTGGGCGGGGCAGATCATGGAATGCTCGCCATTGTCGGTGCAGGCGACCAAGGAAGCGGCGATGAGCGGACTTGGGATGCCGGTCGAAGCGGCACTGGCGAAGCATTACGATTTGCAGGCGAAGCTGTTTCGATCGAAGGACGCGGTTGAAGGTCCGCTGGCGTTTTCGCAGAAACGAAAGCCCAACTGGACCGGAGAGTAG
- the gspF gene encoding type II secretion system inner membrane protein GspF yields the protein MPVFAYRGLGADGRSVNGVVDADNARTARGKLRASGIFPTDLNEESTAAERETAKREWLPSLWRHKMPASDLALLTRQLSALLGAGVQLVDSLGTLSDQSTRAATKRMLSQVRERVREGSSLADALTNHRDVFSDLYIGMVRAGEQAAALELVLDRLAEYSERQSEFVTKVRGALTYPIIMMCVGAAIMAFLVAYVVPQVATIFEQQHAALPLATRILIAFSAIVTGYWIPLLLLLVGTVAGISAAMATPRGRRAYDTAILKVWYIGPTMIRIICARFARTLATLLASGVQLLPALDAVKGVVTNGLLKDAVEQSRESIREGHGMGQTLAQSGLFPPLLIEMIRVGERSGELERMLERVADNYEREVAHSLSQMTTVLEPVMTIAMAAVIVFMMLAVLMPIFQLNQLMQ from the coding sequence ATGCCAGTATTTGCCTATCGAGGACTTGGCGCCGACGGCCGCTCTGTCAACGGCGTGGTTGACGCCGATAACGCGCGGACCGCGCGCGGCAAACTGCGCGCGTCGGGAATTTTTCCCACCGACCTCAACGAAGAATCCACCGCCGCCGAGCGCGAGACCGCCAAGCGTGAATGGCTGCCGTCGCTGTGGCGCCACAAAATGCCGGCCTCGGACCTGGCGCTGCTGACCCGCCAGTTGAGCGCGCTGCTCGGCGCGGGCGTGCAGTTGGTCGATTCGCTCGGCACGCTCAGCGATCAATCGACGCGCGCCGCGACCAAGCGGATGCTCTCGCAGGTGCGCGAGCGGGTGCGCGAGGGATCGTCGCTGGCCGACGCGCTGACCAATCATCGCGACGTATTCTCCGACCTCTACATCGGGATGGTGCGCGCCGGCGAGCAGGCCGCGGCGCTCGAGTTGGTGCTGGACCGGCTCGCCGAGTATAGCGAGCGCCAATCCGAGTTCGTGACCAAGGTGCGCGGCGCGCTGACTTATCCGATCATAATGATGTGCGTGGGCGCGGCGATCATGGCGTTCCTGGTCGCCTACGTGGTGCCGCAGGTGGCGACGATTTTCGAGCAACAGCATGCGGCGTTGCCGCTGGCGACGAGGATCCTGATTGCATTTTCAGCGATCGTCACCGGCTACTGGATCCCACTGCTGCTGTTGTTGGTGGGGACAGTGGCGGGAATCAGCGCCGCGATGGCGACGCCGCGCGGCCGGCGCGCGTACGACACCGCGATCCTGAAGGTATGGTACATCGGGCCGACGATGATTCGAATCATCTGCGCGCGCTTCGCGCGGACCCTGGCCACCTTGCTCGCCAGCGGCGTCCAGTTGCTGCCGGCGCTCGACGCGGTCAAAGGCGTGGTGACCAACGGTCTGCTCAAGGACGCCGTCGAGCAGAGCCGTGAAAGTATCCGCGAAGGCCACGGGATGGGGCAGACGCTGGCGCAGAGCGGGCTTTTCCCGCCGCTGCTGATCGAAATGATCCGCGTCGGCGAACGTTCCGGGGAACTGGAGCGGATGCTCGAGCGGGTGGCCGACAATTACGAGCGTGAGGTCGCCCACTCGCTGAGCCAGATGACCACCGTGCTCGAACCGGTGATGACGATAGCGATGGCGGCTGTTATTGTGTTCATGATGCTGGCGGTGCTGATGCCAATCTTCCAGCTCAACCAGTTGATGCAATGA
- the gspL gene encoding type II secretion system protein GspL, giving the protein MAQRILALEFVGDLVRAAVAERSWNSFILAGVYEKVRADDETDLSGALARLVAEAGQPDIVISALPADSVAKRLLELPFKDGRRLHQVVPFALEEHLPFPVDNGTVAFTRVGRDGDHTLVMAAMVRKTDLQHHLDLLQKAGLDPKIVTLAPLALAAMFTRAQNGAKPMAHLVVEGDESSTSVVLVDLGGTPRAMRSMTGGLMTSDGSVVSQDAAAPILNSVRQTLLAHGEEMDQTEVILAGAAAACPQVRGLLSDSLAMPVRDGGRFDYTGIFEGSVPDTGKYSSCVAMLLGELPSKPLDLINFRQGEFLFRGRVSGDLSPFYTSGILAAALLGVILFHFALGVYANLHRLSQLNAQIAAVAGPVLGQTDPANARAQLKTDIAKMNHRLTLIGGNLTHSPLDTLAAVSQALPPRFPVEMADVQIDSNGLRVTGQADSFTTVAQAKEALGKSGYFGSIEVAHAKAGSDPSKVDFRMDANFKGATPANPRDDADQ; this is encoded by the coding sequence ATGGCTCAACGAATACTTGCGCTGGAGTTCGTGGGCGACCTGGTGCGCGCGGCGGTCGCGGAGCGCTCGTGGAATTCGTTCATTCTCGCCGGCGTGTACGAGAAGGTCCGCGCCGATGACGAGACCGATCTCAGCGGCGCGCTGGCGCGTCTGGTCGCCGAGGCCGGCCAGCCCGACATTGTGATATCCGCCCTGCCTGCCGATTCCGTCGCCAAACGCCTGCTCGAACTGCCGTTCAAGGATGGGCGCCGGCTGCATCAGGTGGTTCCCTTCGCGCTGGAAGAGCACCTGCCCTTCCCGGTCGACAATGGCACGGTCGCATTTACCCGCGTGGGGCGCGACGGCGACCATACGCTGGTCATGGCTGCGATGGTGCGCAAGACCGACCTGCAGCATCATCTCGATTTGCTGCAGAAGGCGGGACTCGATCCCAAGATCGTCACGCTGGCGCCGCTTGCGCTGGCCGCGATGTTCACCCGCGCGCAAAACGGCGCCAAGCCAATGGCGCACCTGGTGGTCGAAGGCGACGAGTCATCCACCTCGGTCGTGCTCGTCGATCTGGGGGGAACGCCGCGCGCGATGCGTTCGATGACCGGCGGCCTGATGACCTCCGACGGATCGGTGGTCTCGCAGGACGCAGCCGCGCCGATTCTCAACTCCGTGCGTCAGACCTTGCTCGCGCATGGCGAGGAAATGGATCAGACCGAGGTGATCCTCGCGGGTGCGGCGGCTGCGTGTCCGCAAGTGCGTGGACTGCTCTCCGATTCGCTGGCGATGCCGGTCCGTGACGGCGGCCGGTTCGATTACACCGGGATCTTCGAAGGCTCGGTGCCTGATACGGGCAAGTATTCGTCGTGCGTCGCGATGCTGCTCGGCGAGTTGCCCAGCAAGCCGCTCGATTTGATCAATTTCCGGCAGGGCGAATTCCTGTTTCGCGGCCGCGTCAGCGGCGATCTCAGCCCCTTCTATACCTCGGGAATCCTTGCCGCCGCGCTGTTGGGCGTGATCCTGTTTCATTTCGCCCTCGGCGTGTACGCCAATCTTCATCGGCTCAGCCAGCTCAACGCACAAATCGCCGCCGTCGCCGGGCCGGTCCTTGGCCAAACCGATCCCGCCAACGCCAGGGCGCAGTTGAAGACCGACATCGCGAAGATGAATCATCGGCTGACTCTAATCGGCGGCAACCTGACTCATTCGCCGCTGGACACCCTGGCGGCGGTGTCGCAAGCCCTGCCGCCCCGATTTCCGGTCGAGATGGCCGACGTTCAGATCGATTCCAACGGCTTGCGCGTGACCGGCCAGGCGGATTCGTTCACAACCGTCGCTCAAGCCAAAGAAGCGCTGGGCAAAAGCGGCTACTTCGGCTCGATCGAAGTCGCCCATGCCAAGGCGGGATCGGATCCCAGCAAGGTGGATTTTCGGATGGACGCAAACTTCAAGGGCGCAACCCCGGCGAATCCGCGCGACGACGCCGACCAATGA
- a CDS encoding pyridoxine 5'-phosphate synthase yields the protein MIRLSVNVNKIATLRNARGGNIPNVVEAARTCIAAGCHGITVHPRPDARHITFQDVFDLAAMLTVEFNIEGYPGAEFLDLVMRVKPAQVTLVPDPPGVLTSNAGWNLASGAADWLGDVLVRLGKAGIRTSLFLETDARQIRRARELGADRIELFTGPYANAFGTPAGQEILAAHREAAHLAREIGLGVNAGHDLDLKNMPAYAKAVKGLQEVSIGHALISDALYMGLTRTVKAYLKALNVKRKHAKQG from the coding sequence ATGATTCGCCTCAGCGTCAACGTCAACAAAATCGCGACGCTCCGAAATGCGCGCGGCGGAAATATTCCCAACGTGGTCGAGGCGGCACGCACCTGTATCGCCGCCGGATGCCACGGGATAACGGTGCATCCGCGCCCTGACGCGCGGCATATCACGTTTCAGGACGTGTTCGATCTCGCCGCGATGCTGACGGTCGAGTTCAACATCGAAGGATACCCGGGCGCGGAGTTTCTTGACCTCGTGATGCGCGTCAAGCCGGCGCAGGTGACTCTAGTGCCCGACCCGCCCGGCGTGCTGACGTCGAATGCGGGATGGAACCTGGCGAGCGGCGCGGCGGATTGGCTTGGCGACGTGCTCGTCAGGCTGGGCAAGGCGGGCATCCGCACGAGTCTTTTCCTCGAGACCGACGCGCGGCAGATCAGGCGCGCACGAGAACTCGGCGCGGACCGAATCGAGCTGTTCACCGGACCATATGCGAATGCGTTCGGCACACCGGCCGGTCAAGAGATTCTCGCGGCGCATCGCGAGGCCGCGCACCTCGCGCGGGAGATCGGACTCGGCGTGAATGCGGGCCACGACCTCGATCTCAAGAATATGCCGGCCTATGCGAAAGCGGTCAAAGGCTTGCAGGAAGTCTCGATCGGCCACGCGCTGATCTCCGACGCGCTCTACATGGGCCTGACGCGCACGGTGAAGGCATATCTGAAAGCCCTGAATGTGAAGCGCAAGCACGCGAAGCAGGGGTGA